The genomic region CGcattaaagtgttcaaataaagctttgcaTGTACTCATTAGGCAGCagtctgtgctggagatttaaggccgatagctgaTACGCTACAAAGTCAAAAATATTGGCCGATTTAGCCGatatatcggtctatctctaattattttgaaactttttaaatttatttatacatttttcatctgtagtTAACCAgtgtctattttttattaattttaatttaaaaatactaaaatgctttggtgatttttattttaattttattttttttaccaagcCTTTATGTTGATCACTACAAATTTTCCTTGTAGCTGAATTAATTGtgcttaatattttatttttatttgattcttTAGCCTTTTCAATGAACTTAGTTGCTGTATTAGTTTAATTTTTGTTAGGTGTTGGAAtaacatgtaaacaaatgtgaatGACTTATGACTTGTAACTACTGCTacacaatgtaaaataaaatctaaaaggGACAAATGTGTAGTTTGTAAAATGAAGCGACATCATttgatacatatttattttatttttaatagttaacaactgaaaataatcaaaaaatgaagaacaacatatattacaacttttatattctaaacataacaaatatattaattatatttaataatatttaaaggtgtaacttCTCTGATCCCCACATTGGGGATGTCACTGCTTTGTctcaaatgttttaaagtaatttaaagtgtgtatgacaGGCTTTGATGGTTCTCTAAATAGGACTTTATTTGGGGAGGTTATAACTattgcaaaaataattaaaagttttATACCAATcaagcaatttgtgaagaaaagtggaaaaatgtgtttaaaattacattacagtTTGGTTCAATTTACCAGAAACACATGTTTCTGATACTTTAAACctctctggagacaagcagaggaTGCTGTCAGACatcttacaggtcagatctgtggagaggcaacctgctgactgtataaatatgtttttcaacGCATTTTAGCAATAGAGGTTATGCAGTGACAtagttttatttcaaaaatgCCCCTCAGCATTCCAACTGCGTGACACTGAACTATGGGCAgtttaacagacaaaatgtgtttttgtagatttttatcTTTGTTATTAAACTGTAACAGCTCTTTCACATGTTATATGTGTTTTAAGCTTTTACAGAGGCAAATGCAATTACTCACCACTGACTAATAAAGTTCCCAAGTTTATTATATCATCTGCATAACTGCTATTAGATTAATTAATACAAGATAGATAGATTGAATGCCATACACCATGGAACATTCatacaaagcaacaacatctccatggagacaaacaagtggcgGATCCTCCATTTGTGctgcactttaaaaataaaactgcacattgGATCAGTATATATTATCACGGTACCTGCAGACTACAacttcaaaatgataaatgtttctatttattatgtttttacatttctattttttgtttttattgttgtgcaGATATTGGTAAATTAGAAAAGCATTGATGTCAGTGACTTCCGGACATTGGCCATCTCCTGCTGttgctgaaaaaatataaataacaattaGAACATTTATAGATAAAGTAAAAAGTGACAGCTCAGGTTGGATGTAATGAAGATAAAGATAATAAAGTGGTTGTGTGAAGAGGAGGGCGAGTGTAGCCCTGTATATGGGTAAGTGGGGTTTAGGCAGTTTTTCACGTTGCGTTTTTCCAccataatataatgcaactctaTGTAGTAAGTATTCAGCCCCTCCAGCCCAATTCAGTCAATTAAGTTATTAGATACAGTGTCACAATTTTACATCCGGAAATCATCTCATGTCCACCTTCCTCAGCgccagtgatgggaagaatactttgaaaatgtatttagtgacagaatactgaataactgcattaaaatgcattttgtaccATATTCTGATACATGGGTAAATCAGAGTACTATATTCTGAATACCTAGAATTCTTTCACAcagagtttaaataaataaataaataatagtgtaAAGACACAATATAGGTTTTCAGAATATGTATTCTCAGTACATGTATTCTGTTACTTCCCAATACTGATCATAGCATACAGTGTACAGTATACAGTTATACATTTGTGCACTTACTGTATCCATAAGTATCTTCTTCTGCAGCGTGTTCATCTCTTTGCGCAGCTCCTGTGTCGCCCCCTGGAGGAAGGTGTGATGGCTCTTCTGTATCTCCTCTATGTTGTTCACAAATACTTCGTACAGATCACGCACAGACTTTAGCTTCAGACTTTGGGCGGCTCTGGCTTGCTGTAGCACCTTGATCTGCTGCTTAAAGAGGTTATTCATGCGCTCCTCTTGCTCCTCCCCTcgctgcacctccgcctcccaCAGTTGCAGAGTCTGGGACACTTGCTGAGAGTATTGTTGGGTCAATTTTTGGCGCTGCTTTTGGTGTGTGCTCCACAGTTGTTCGAGTTTGTGTTGGCTTCCTTTCATGTAGTTATTGGTCAGGACTTCCAGGCGTTTCTTCTTGGCCTTTGTTTAGAAGTGTCAAAAATCAATACACAGAAGAGAATTTGGCAGTCAAAACCTATTGCCCATCCTCCAATTCTGGAtgtaaatttctcattcatttttctcatagactcaTAGACCCTTCTcaagtttgaaagctcagggctAATAATCTATGTGCTAAAGATCTacaattttattcaaaatctgTTTTGGTTATAAACCACTACATTATTAgagcattttgatttaaatgtgctttttggatttaaaacaacTGTTTTATGGATATTAGTGACGTAGCTGGTTAACCTCCACAAaccctttgaactcttaatactTGAACTGGAGCGGGCGGTCCCTGAAAAAACTGGTAATGAAAAAGAGACTTTAGGTTTCATGAAATGTAATGACATATGCCAAATATTTGGTTCAAAAGACTGCTTAAAGAATTGAAATAGACAATAactgacagtagctcagttggtagagagtttgcccactgatctgaaagttggcagAATCCatctcttgacataaacataattggttgagcagtcagatccactgacccacagaatGGTGTTATGATTccacccacagatgaatactgtcactgtgtccttggacaagacactggCCTCACCCcaccttgtccccagtgtctgtacactgttgtatgagtGTGTTTGAATGAGTGAATGGTTCCctcatgtaaagtgttttgactGCCTAGAAGGTAGAAACacgctatataaatgtgaccatttgaacattttatcgcaaatgtatttaagtaacatATTCAAATAAGGTCAGTGCCACCACAATAAAGATACATTAATCAAGTCAGTGGTTTACAAGACACTGAACCAAAGCTAGAAAACTAAATATCTGAGGTGTAGTAATcagttatgaaaaaaaaatcataataattaaatCAGACATATTAATTTTTGAATATTAGTGAgtgtagttttaaagtgaagtaTCGTGACCACATTACCTGCACTGCTTTGCTGatgtctgacccaaactgctcCAACATGGACTGAAACCCAGTGCCCACAGGAACAGTATCATCGTCATCAAGTTCATTGGAGTAGCGCTTCTTTGAGAGCTTTTCAACCAGTGCAATATCTGGAAAAATAGGGAAAAAAACTGTAATATGACCACGTGATTATAATTCATTCCAGCTCAAAGTACCAAACATAAGAAAGGTGTATGTATGCATTTGATGAAACCCAAAACACTATCCAAACcgccaaatgaaaaagtaactgtacagGAATAGTTGccaaaattagtattcagaatatgtattttgGCTGCATGTGTTTATttcctccccagcactgtccaTGCTTCTGTGTAATGAGTAGTAAAGGCCGTACCTTCCTCATCCTCTGCATCTCTCAGCTCTTTGTGCCTCATCTCTTTGAATGTGAATGTGCCAGTTTTGGAGGACAGTTTCGTCTTCATCATTTGCCTTTTCGCTGACATATTTTGTAGTGGCATTTGCGTTTAAATTAAAGTTCAAGTAAAGACTCAATCGTAAAtctattttaaaagtaaaaaaaaaattaaaatatatattaatattcaGGTATTGCTAAGTTTGGTCTGTAAATTTCCCGCCACTCGCTAACAGTATGCAGCACGCACGTTTACGCTTTACGCTTTACGCATGcacgtcacccatagcaaccaaaacaaaatctaaacttTGAAAATATTGGTTTAttaaacaagacagaaaaaCATTACAGCATAAAGGCTAGATAGAGATGTAGATGTaatcaaaaactgaaaaagatgaaaatgttAACCtgaaattttgtttttaacattttgtcatCAAAAGCTACCCTGCGACGTTCTCTAACGCGTCGCTATGGCAACCCAAACTTTCTCCTAGGACACTACAGTGAGTTGGTAAAATGCTAGCTGAATTATATCTCACCTTTTGCACAGACAATAGAATAACACCCAAATATCACGTTTCGGATATTTTGGAGAAAACACCGTCGACAGAGTAAGTAACGTGAGCAGTTAACAGCGCTTTTATTCAATACTTTCACTATAACTTGCTTCAGTTTTGTATTATCACCGCCGCGTTGTAGTTATTGTCCCCAGTGATTTGCTTGTCCCTGCACAATGAACCCTGAAAtaatttcacctttttttttttttttttttttttttttttttttttttacagggaatatgtttttaaacttgcAGGAAACAACAGAGTAAAACCTGTTGAAAGACTTGATGACCAAGATGCTCTAGTGCTCTCAAAGTGTCTGCTAAATATCAAGGGTGTGACAGGTgtaaaatatgaagaaaattaAGGTTTTATTTAGTAATTTAATTTATACATTCTTAAATTCCTTTTCAGCTCTAGATCTGAGTTACAACTGTATTACAGATGAGGGCATAAAACACTTGGCTGAGCTCCTTCAGGTAACATACAGCTGCAGTTACATTATTGAATTAAACTTATAATCCTCAATTGTAGATGTAGATTTCAGTTGcatttttaactttgttttgacacatttattattatttttgtttatttttgtctgtttccTGTTGCGACAGGAGGAAAACTCATCATTGCATTCTCTGGATCTCACTTTCAATGACTTTGAGGATCAGGGGGCAGAAATCCTTTCCCAGAGCCTGCaggtatatatttttaacacacaatattgatacttttttttaaatgtatacacTGTATTAAAGCATATTCCCACATTTCAGTCAAATAGAACACTACTGTCCCTCACTCTATCAGGGAATAAAGTGAAAAATACAGGAGGAATGAGTTTGGCCAGTCTCCTACAGCTTAACAACACTCTGCGAGTACTGCGCATGGCCAACTGTGACCTGGTAAATATGACTTACATATGTAGAGTACGTAACAGTTTGTACATTTTCATATACAGTATGTACAAGAATAAATCCCCAAGTGTCTtaatgtgacatcacaacatagtaaaatccctatagtttaaactcagctggagacaggtcagtgGTGGAATTTGCAGTTttttggttaatatctctgtaatcactgggcctatccacatgaaactgtCTTTTCTGTAAGTATaaataacatattaaaatgattttttcaCGATATCTTCAGaaaattgtgttattatttaaCTCTAAATATGTAGTtgctgtcagttgaaaggacttgaaGCCATGTGGTGGAACCGACCCCTATCAATTTATGATAAGATCCAACGTTACCGCTGTGGCCATATCTGAAAagtacagatttttttgtttgttttcttttattaaaatcgctgttgtggtttgtttcagaAAACTGAGAGTGTCATTGCTTTTGCCATCGCTTTGACAACCAACCAGACACTGCGCTGTCTTGATATCAGTCGGTGTCACACTTTTGGATCTGaggtaaaaaaacatattttaacctattcattttgtgttttgtttaacactaTAATAACTTTACTTTTAATAGCCAAATacagcatgaacaaagactttttCATAATTagtaaatagtttattaagaatgattcaggcttaataactaGGGGTCAGGAGTTACGGTTATATTTGGGTATTAAGTAGCTATCAAGCCTGAATCAgatcatgctttattaaggctatatATTAAgatataattattataaagtagTAGTCTGttgtattcaattttttttttacctcaccTTTCACTTTC from Periophthalmus magnuspinnatus isolate fPerMag1 chromosome 20, fPerMag1.2.pri, whole genome shotgun sequence harbors:
- the LOC117388660 gene encoding synaptonemal complex protein 3-like; its protein translation is MKTKLSSKTGTFTFKEMRHKELRDAEDEEDIALVEKLSKKRYSNELDDDDTVPVGTGFQSMLEQFGSDISKAVQAKKKRLEVLTNNYMKGSQHKLEQLWSTHQKQRQKLTQQYSQQVSQTLQLWEAEVQRGEEQEERMNNLFKQQIKVLQQARAAQSLKLKSVRDLYEVFVNNIEEIQKSHHTFLQGATQELRKEMNTLQKKILMDTQQQEMANVRKSLTSMLF